The Desulfomicrobium orale DSM 12838 genome includes a window with the following:
- the cbiM gene encoding cobalt transporter CbiM, translated as MHISEGALSPAMLGAGAALTAVGTAIGLRRLDYDRLMTVAILSSAFFVGSLVHVPIGLSSAHLILNGLLGAILGWAAFPAILTALLLQAVLFQFGGITVLGVNTFNVAGPAVLCFYLFRPMMLRSGRTRVIGSFCCGALAVAGTALLAALSLAFSDEGFLQSARLLFLAHIPIMVVEGVMTALIVPFLAKVRPELLSFS; from the coding sequence ATGCACATTTCCGAAGGCGCTCTTTCTCCGGCCATGCTCGGGGCCGGTGCGGCACTGACCGCCGTGGGCACGGCGATCGGCCTGCGCCGTCTGGACTACGACCGGCTCATGACCGTGGCCATTCTATCCTCGGCCTTTTTCGTGGGCTCTCTCGTTCACGTGCCCATCGGACTGTCCAGCGCCCATCTCATCCTGAATGGCCTGCTCGGCGCCATTCTGGGCTGGGCCGCCTTTCCTGCCATTCTGACGGCACTCCTGCTTCAGGCCGTGCTGTTTCAGTTCGGCGGCATCACCGTGCTGGGCGTGAACACCTTCAATGTGGCCGGCCCCGCGGTGCTGTGCTTCTATCTGTTCCGGCCCATGATGCTGCGCTCCGGACGGACCCGGGTAATCGGCTCGTTCTGCTGCGGCGCCCTGGCCGTGGCCGGAACGGCGCTGCTGGCCGCCCTGTCCCTGGCGTTCTCGGATGAAGGCTTTCTCCAGTCGGCCCGGCTGCTTTTTCTGGCCCACATTCCGATCATGGTGGTCGAGGGTGTCATGACGGCGCTGATCGTCCCTTTTCTGGCCAAGGTCCGCCCCGAACTTCTTTCTTTTTCCTGA
- a CDS encoding cobalamin biosynthesis protein CbiL, with translation MSVLLLALFLALTAQAPAMAHRVNIFAYVEGSDVLVECVFSTSSPVRDGQINVFDSISGEELLQGKTDDKGFFRFPVPEKARAAGSGLRIRINAGEGHQNEWTVEAGELVSAAPATPAPAEAQGNAAPGGLTRDDVEAVVNAALDAKLAPIKRAVLGQSGPGVVEIVGGIGWIFGLAGVAAYFRSRPRD, from the coding sequence ATGAGCGTTCTCCTGCTGGCTCTTTTTCTGGCCCTGACGGCCCAAGCCCCGGCCATGGCCCACCGGGTCAACATCTTCGCCTATGTGGAAGGAAGCGACGTGCTGGTGGAATGCGTTTTCAGCACATCCAGCCCGGTCCGGGACGGGCAGATCAATGTCTTCGATTCGATCAGCGGCGAGGAACTTCTGCAGGGGAAGACGGACGACAAGGGCTTTTTCCGCTTCCCCGTGCCTGAGAAAGCCCGCGCCGCCGGGAGCGGGCTGCGGATCCGGATCAACGCCGGTGAAGGTCACCAGAATGAATGGACAGTGGAAGCCGGGGAGCTGGTTTCGGCTGCACCAGCCACACCCGCCCCCGCGGAGGCCCAGGGTAACGCCGCACCCGGCGGACTGACCAGGGACGATGTGGAGGCTGTGGTCAACGCGGCTCTGGACGCCAAACTCGCGCCCATCAAACGCGCCGTGCTGGGACAATCCGGCCCCGGCGTGGTCGAAATTGTGGGCGGCATCGGCTGGATTTTCGGACTGGCCGGAGTGGCCGCCTATTTCCGGAGCCGTCCGCGTGATTGA
- the cbiQ gene encoding cobalt ECF transporter T component CbiQ, with translation MIDEPFSAGPSFLHTLDPRFRLVMATIFSLTVALARRPETALAGLFCAALLLGLSRPPVPPLMRRTAAVSMFLFFLWAVVPLTMPGETLTAIGPLTVSREGVALVWLVTLKANAIFFAFLALVATMDSATIGQALDRLGAPPRLVFLFLFTYRYLHVLTGEWQRLLTAAKLRGFIPRTNMHTYRTLGFLFGMVLVRAFDRSERVYQAMLLRGFTGRFRTVRRFAARSRDAAAAACFLGLTAGLLTVEFMGMGAASV, from the coding sequence GTGATTGACGAGCCCTTCAGCGCCGGTCCGTCTTTTCTGCATACACTGGATCCCCGCTTCCGCCTGGTCATGGCCACGATCTTTTCCCTGACCGTCGCCCTGGCCCGGCGGCCCGAAACGGCCCTGGCCGGGCTTTTCTGCGCCGCGCTGCTGCTGGGCCTGAGCCGCCCGCCCGTGCCTCCCCTGATGCGCCGCACGGCGGCAGTAAGCATGTTCCTGTTCTTTCTGTGGGCGGTGGTACCCCTCACCATGCCCGGAGAGACGCTTACCGCCATCGGCCCCCTCACGGTCAGCCGGGAAGGCGTGGCACTGGTCTGGCTGGTGACCCTCAAGGCCAACGCCATCTTCTTCGCGTTCCTGGCTCTGGTGGCCACCATGGACTCGGCCACCATCGGACAGGCTCTGGACCGCCTGGGAGCTCCGCCCAGGCTGGTCTTCCTTTTTCTCTTCACCTACCGCTATCTGCACGTTCTGACCGGAGAATGGCAGCGGCTGCTGACCGCCGCGAAACTGCGCGGCTTCATTCCCCGGACGAACATGCACACGTACCGCACGCTCGGCTTTCTCTTCGGCATGGTGCTGGTGCGCGCCTTCGACCGCTCGGAGCGGGTCTATCAGGCCATGTTGCTGCGCGGATTTACGGGACGGTTCCGGACGGTGCGGCGGTTCGCGGCCCGCTCGCGGGATGCCGCTGCCGCCGCGTGCTTTCTCGGGCTGACGGCGGGCCTTTTGACCGTCGAATTCATGGGGATGGGAGCGGCCAGTGTCTGA
- a CDS encoding energy-coupling factor ABC transporter ATP-binding protein, giving the protein MSEHPVFALEHVSFAYPSGRTVLRDVSFAFRAGEKIGLYGPNGSGKTTLFHLITGLLTPGSGRIFFHGRPVSGEKDFRAVRREIGLVLQNAEDQLFNPTVLDDVAFGPLNLGLAPEEARRRAVETLGSLGLDGFEDRLTHHLSGGEKKLVSLATILAMRPRVLLLDEPTNDLDPATRDRLAEILTALPTDRIIISHDWDFLARTTGSYLTVQSGGQLARTPYLTHAHTHAHPLGDMPHQHR; this is encoded by the coding sequence GTGTCTGAACACCCGGTTTTTGCTCTGGAGCATGTCTCCTTTGCCTATCCTTCAGGCCGGACGGTACTGCGGGACGTCTCCTTCGCCTTCCGGGCCGGAGAAAAAATCGGTCTGTATGGCCCGAACGGCAGCGGCAAGACCACGCTCTTCCATCTGATCACGGGCCTGCTTACTCCCGGCTCCGGACGGATATTCTTTCATGGCCGTCCCGTCAGCGGAGAAAAGGACTTCCGGGCCGTGCGCCGGGAAATCGGCCTGGTGCTGCAAAACGCCGAGGACCAGCTCTTCAATCCTACCGTGCTGGACGATGTGGCCTTCGGCCCGCTGAATCTGGGCCTTGCCCCTGAAGAAGCCCGCCGGCGGGCCGTGGAAACCTTAGGGAGCCTCGGCCTTGACGGCTTCGAGGACCGCCTGACCCATCACCTGTCCGGCGGCGAGAAAAAGCTGGTCTCCCTGGCCACAATTCTGGCCATGCGGCCACGGGTTCTGCTGCTGGACGAACCCACCAACGATCTGGACCCGGCCACCAGAGACCGGCTGGCAGAAATTCTGACCGCCCTTCCCACGGACCGGATAATCATCTCCCACGACTGGGATTTTCTGGCCCGGACCACCGGCAGCTACCTGACCGTACAAAGCGGCGGGCAGCTGGCCCGCACGCCGTACCTGACCCACGCACACACCCACGCCCATCCTCTGGGCGACATGCCCCATCAGCACCGTTAG